AACCATACCGATTAACATAGTTCCCTTACGCCCCAAGCGATCAGAAAGATAACCCGCAATGAGAATTGTCAATAAGCGGCCAATTCCAATCATTGCAATGACAGTTGAGAGCCCTTTAACATCAGTGTGCCATAGTGCTTGGAATTGAGTCCCGTATTGAGACACAATAATAGTAGCCATTCCTAAAATAGCATAATTTAAGTAAATTCCGGCAGCTAATGGTAAATATGTCTTATGTTTCATGGTTATATCCTGCTTTTCTTTAAGTTCCATAGTATCACCCACCAATTCTTATTTTCACAAAGTGTGCATTTTTAAACGTTATAAGCAACAAAAATGGCATTTTTAATATCCAATATAAATGTTGAAAAATCAATCAAGTAAACGGTTTATAATTATTAATATTTTTAATTGATACTAAATTCACAATCGTTGATTCACTTCAAATTTTAACACGGTCTCGAGAAGTGTCTAATAACAAAATCGCATTCAATCGATAGCTAGAAGCTATTAATCGAATGCGATTTTATTGGTTCAGAGTTAAATATTGTTAACAGAGAGTGTTTTGCTTTGATCACGAACGAAGGTGATGAACTCTTCAACAGCGGGTTGAGGTGTACGGTGCTTAAGGGTACCCATGTACAAAATTCGTTGCCATGTTGGAAATGACAATGGAATAATCTTGACTGGCATGGTTTGAAGAATAGACATATTAGGTACAACGGCAATTCCAAAACCGCTGGCCACTAAACCGGCGATGGCCTGATCTTCTTCTACGGCATATGCACTAATGGGTTGACCGCCACAGTCGTTAAATAGTTTTTGCATAATTGGATGAAGTCCACTGCGTTGCGAAAAAGTGATTTGGGGATAGGCTAATGTTTCTGCCAAATTGATACTGGAGCGGTTTGCCAGTGGGTGTGTAGTTGGTGTGATGCAAACCATAGTTTGTTCAGCGACGGGAAAAAACTCGATATCGCTAAAGTGATCCATCTTTGAGCAAAAAGCAACATCATATTTGTTGTTACGTAAACCGTTCAGAATATCTGGGGACAGGCCAGTATCAGTGTTGAATTGAAATTGGACAGCGGCATGGGGGCTTAGTTGAAGAAAACGCTGGGCAATATCTGGCAACCACTTAATACTTAGTGTTCGGAGTGCGGCAATACGAATGGGGGCTTTTTGTTGATCAAAACGTTTAATATTAGTCACACTTTTGTCGAGTAGTAGGAGTGCGGATTCGACATCACTAGCGAAAACCTTACCAGCAGGAGTTAAAGTAACACTACGTCCGGCTTTTTGAAAGAGATCAATGTTCAATTCTGCTTCTAAGGAGTGTATGGCTTTAGTTAAACTTGGTTGTGTAATATGTAACAGCTTGGCAGTTTGTGTATAGTTTTCAGTTCTTGATAATGCGACGAAGTATCGTAAATGATCCAAATTCATGATAGAAATAACCTCCCGAAGTTCATTCTGACGGGTAACGATTGATACTCAAAAGTTAACAACTACGGTTAATATAACAGAATTAATAACTTTTGGCTATGGATAGCCCCAACTAAAAGCAATTGGACGAGTCGAGTGATAGCGATTACATTTAACTTGTAAAATAAATTATGTGAATCACAAAACATGCATGTGTCGAATCCACTATTTGGAGGAAATTATTATGACAAAATCACATCCAATTACAATTAGTTCCTGGACACTTGGTGATCAATGTACATTTGAAGATCGTTGCAAAGCGGCTAGTGCTGCTGGTTACGATGGCATTGGGTTACGCGCTGAAACTTACGTGGATGCCTTGAACGAAGGTTTAACGGACGATGATATTCTCGCTATTTTGGATAAGTATAATATTCGTTGCACCGAAGTCGAATATATTGTTCAGTGGTGTGAAGCAACGCGCACATACGAACAAAAATATAAGGAACAGGCTTGCTTCCATATGTGTGAATTATTTGGTGTAAAGCATATTAATACCGGATTGATGGAAGATTATGATATTGACTATACAGCAAAGAAGTTACAAGAATTAGCAGCCCGGGCGGGTGATTTAATTATTGCATTGGAACCAATGCCTTACAGTGGCTTACCTAACTTGGACAAGACTTGGAAGATTATGCAAAAAGCCAACTGTGACAATGTATATATGTTACTAGATATGTGGCATTGGGTACGAGCCAACCAACCATATGACTTGTTGACCGAGGAACAAGCAAAGCGGGTTATTTCAATTCAAATTGATGATGCATATACTCGGCCATATGCTGATTCTATCTTACGGGATGAATCAATGCATGATCGGTTGGCTCCAGGTGCTGGTGATTTGGATACCGCTGGGTTTGTCAAGATGATAAAAGATGCAGGTGTTGATCCTAAGGTGATTGGTGTCGAAGTAATCTCTGATCAATAC
This Lactiplantibacillus plantarum DNA region includes the following protein-coding sequences:
- a CDS encoding LysR family transcriptional regulator, whose translation is MNLDHLRYFVALSRTENYTQTAKLLHITQPSLTKAIHSLEAELNIDLFQKAGRSVTLTPAGKVFASDVESALLLLDKSVTNIKRFDQQKAPIRIAALRTLSIKWLPDIAQRFLQLSPHAAVQFQFNTDTGLSPDILNGLRNNKYDVAFCSKMDHFSDIEFFPVAEQTMVCITPTTHPLANRSSINLAETLAYPQITFSQRSGLHPIMQKLFNDCGGQPISAYAVEEDQAIAGLVASGFGIAVVPNMSILQTMPVKIIPLSFPTWQRILYMGTLKHRTPQPAVEEFITFVRDQSKTLSVNNI
- a CDS encoding sugar phosphate isomerase/epimerase family protein, which translates into the protein MTKSHPITISSWTLGDQCTFEDRCKAASAAGYDGIGLRAETYVDALNEGLTDDDILAILDKYNIRCTEVEYIVQWCEATRTYEQKYKEQACFHMCELFGVKHINTGLMEDYDIDYTAKKLQELAARAGDLIIALEPMPYSGLPNLDKTWKIMQKANCDNVYMLLDMWHWVRANQPYDLLTEEQAKRVISIQIDDAYTRPYADSILRDESMHDRLAPGAGDLDTAGFVKMIKDAGVDPKVIGVEVISDQYMAKGIDYVADYTYKQTVSVLKEAWPEILKAPVQA